In one Chrysiogenia bacterium genomic region, the following are encoded:
- a CDS encoding IPT/TIG domain-containing protein: MKFVYPNVRRSAWLWLALLVLSACQGAGINADGSNGEPAEVLLGPVISQVMIPAPTAPAPGTCQGGTPALPYAFTDGGDTLMIAGVNFQQGARVRVGKQRLLEANVINVTATSIEVLTPPGSPGDTDVVVINPDNQFATQPAAIRLCARSGATLAGARVVASPARVQVGDQINVELQVFPGDEDDLRDLRPLIDFDPSGFAEGDRIAGPLPAGADLLVGDPPAVFRYSFLGASEGEFVLNGTTNAINTELGGNVVIGPVVSNIVRVEPLLTSASVDRTSAALDQLIRLTVQVANAGSQTIRHIRGEGTDPDGDAGPIPPEPIPTVSGSGALTLRSVSAAIVSGEGECRNDVDPDGDTGPLPVLPACDLEPASIARFEYVFAATLPGFVSFEANAASVLTLEPAGTLATRVAFTTPPPAQIVARSPWPEVVVEVLDDTGRRVTSFADAVTLSLGVGTDVLQGTLTATAFEGIARFPGLSYDTGEEIELTASSVTVVGASDTAIVDVQPFGEPAQLVFNVPPRAAETVNFPWPSFSVRVLDLYGNLVLDADTPVTVQRSSGMGKFSGLRTKIPELGLVTFESLRYDTAESMTLQVSSPGASPLVGVPVDVFSNAPAQLVLTSPVPTTVAQGQTWPAFSIAIVDGAGTIPATNAGPITISLGLGGGTLSGTTMSPASIKSFTASNLTYNLAEAITLDITAPGLTGISGIPVTVEPAGTVADHLTIVTAPRAIEVADATWEEFVVRVEDASGALVTSANGTLGVTLTSGTGSFQNPLAQLTNGVGRFKLLRYNTAEMITFDISWVEQPGVTTITGLATDVAAAGAVQLGFGIAPLAMQEAGTFWPPFTVEV; the protein is encoded by the coding sequence ATGAAATTTGTCTACCCAAATGTGCGGCGGAGCGCGTGGCTCTGGCTGGCGTTGCTTGTGCTGAGTGCCTGTCAGGGCGCCGGCATCAACGCGGATGGTTCCAATGGGGAGCCGGCCGAGGTACTGCTCGGTCCGGTGATTTCCCAGGTGATGATCCCCGCCCCCACCGCGCCCGCGCCGGGCACCTGTCAGGGCGGAACGCCGGCGCTTCCCTATGCCTTTACCGACGGCGGCGACACGCTGATGATCGCGGGCGTAAATTTCCAGCAGGGCGCGCGCGTGCGCGTGGGCAAGCAGCGCCTGCTCGAAGCCAACGTCATCAACGTCACCGCAACCTCCATCGAAGTGCTCACCCCGCCGGGAAGTCCCGGCGACACCGACGTGGTGGTCATCAATCCCGACAACCAGTTCGCGACCCAGCCCGCGGCCATTCGTCTTTGCGCGCGCAGCGGTGCCACCCTGGCCGGCGCACGGGTGGTCGCCTCCCCCGCGCGCGTGCAGGTGGGCGACCAGATCAATGTCGAGCTGCAGGTCTTCCCCGGAGACGAGGACGACCTGCGTGATCTGCGCCCGCTCATCGATTTCGATCCCAGCGGCTTTGCCGAGGGCGACCGCATCGCCGGGCCGCTTCCCGCCGGCGCCGACCTTCTCGTCGGCGATCCCCCGGCGGTCTTCCGATATAGCTTCCTGGGTGCCAGCGAGGGCGAGTTCGTCCTCAACGGCACGACCAACGCCATCAACACCGAGCTTGGAGGCAACGTGGTCATTGGCCCGGTTGTCTCCAACATCGTGCGCGTCGAGCCCCTGCTCACCAGCGCCTCGGTCGATCGCACCAGCGCCGCGCTCGACCAGCTCATCCGCCTGACAGTGCAGGTCGCCAACGCCGGCTCGCAAACCATTCGCCACATCCGCGGCGAGGGCACCGACCCCGACGGGGACGCCGGTCCCATTCCGCCCGAGCCGATCCCCACCGTCAGCGGCAGCGGCGCACTCACCCTGCGCAGCGTGAGCGCCGCGATTGTCTCAGGCGAGGGCGAATGCCGCAATGATGTCGATCCCGACGGCGACACCGGACCGCTCCCGGTGCTGCCCGCCTGCGATCTCGAACCGGCGAGCATCGCGCGCTTTGAATACGTATTCGCCGCCACGCTGCCCGGCTTCGTCTCGTTCGAAGCCAACGCGGCCTCGGTACTCACGCTCGAGCCCGCCGGCACGCTCGCCACCCGCGTGGCGTTCACCACGCCGCCGCCCGCGCAGATCGTCGCGCGCTCGCCGTGGCCCGAAGTGGTCGTCGAAGTGCTCGACGATACCGGCCGCCGCGTGACTTCCTTTGCCGATGCGGTGACGCTCTCCCTGGGCGTTGGGACCGACGTCCTGCAGGGCACGCTCACCGCCACGGCGTTCGAGGGGATCGCCCGCTTCCCCGGACTCTCCTACGACACCGGCGAAGAAATCGAACTCACTGCTTCGAGCGTTACCGTCGTGGGCGCGAGCGATACCGCCATTGTGGACGTGCAGCCCTTCGGGGAACCCGCCCAACTGGTGTTCAATGTTCCGCCGCGCGCGGCAGAGACCGTGAACTTCCCGTGGCCGAGTTTTTCGGTACGCGTGCTCGACCTCTACGGCAATCTGGTGCTCGATGCCGACACCCCCGTCACCGTCCAGCGCAGCAGCGGCATGGGCAAGTTCTCCGGGCTTCGCACGAAGATTCCCGAGCTGGGGCTCGTGACGTTCGAGTCGCTGCGCTATGACACGGCCGAGTCCATGACCCTGCAGGTCAGCTCGCCGGGGGCCTCGCCGCTTGTCGGCGTGCCCGTCGATGTCTTCAGCAATGCGCCGGCGCAGCTCGTCCTGACCAGCCCGGTCCCGACCACCGTCGCGCAGGGACAAACCTGGCCGGCATTCAGCATCGCCATCGTCGACGGGGCGGGAACAATCCCGGCAACCAACGCCGGCCCGATCACGATCTCGCTGGGATTGGGCGGCGGCACGCTCAGCGGCACGACGATGTCACCGGCGTCCATCAAGAGCTTCACGGCCTCGAATCTCACCTACAACCTGGCCGAGGCCATTACCCTCGATATCACCGCACCGGGGCTGACCGGCATTTCGGGGATTCCCGTCACGGTCGAACCGGCGGGAACCGTGGCCGATCATCTGACAATCGTTACCGCCCCGCGCGCAATCGAAGTGGCCGATGCGACCTGGGAAGAATTCGTCGTGCGCGTCGAGGACGCATCGGGCGCCCTTGTCACGAGCGCGAACGGCACGCTGGGAGTGACCCTCACCTCGGGCACGGGCAGCTTCCAGAATCCGCTCGCACAGCTCACCAACGGCGTCGGGCGCTTCAAGCTGCTTCGCTACAACACCGCCGAGATGATTACTTTCGATATTTCCTGGGTGGAGCAGCCCGGCGTTACCACCATCACCGGCCTTGCCACGGACGTGGCCGCCGCCGGTGCGGTACAACTTGGCTTCGGCATCGCGCCGCTGGCCATGCAGGAAGCGGGCACATTCTGGCCGCCCTTTACCGTGGAAGT